The following DNA comes from Microbacterium terregens.
GCGCGCCGGTAGGACCGAGGTACAGCGGGAGGTACTCCACGTCGGGCAAAGGCCAGTCAGTCGACTCGCGCACGGCGCCGTCGTAATGATCGTTGCGCACTTCCACCCGCACCGGCGGCCACTCGTCGACCTCGTTCGGCACGTCCTTGAGGAATCGATCGAAGAACGCCTTCTGCCTCTCCAGGTTCTCGGGAAGATAGTACTCCGCCCATTTCTTGCGCCCGTGGACGAACAGCCACTTCTGCGCGGACGAGATCCGCCGGAACCCTTCCAGCGTCCCCCGTGTGTGCAGGCCGTGGTCGGTCCAGCTTGCGGTGACGAACGCCGGGACCGTGATCTTCTCCAGCTGTGCGGCCTTCGACGCCCAGTACTCGTCGAACCACGGGTGCTCTGCGTCCTCGGCCTCCAGGTCCTCGAGGAGCGAGCCAGGTTGCGCCACGCCCCATCGGTCCCAGATGTAGGGCCAGAAGGAGGTCTCCGGAATGCCGCCGTGGCGCGCCACCTCGCGATAGGTGTCCGTCCATCCCTCCCACGGGTTGATGCACGCAAGATGCGGTGGATTGAGCTCGGCGACCCGCCATTGCGACACAGTGAGATACGAGACGCCGGACAGGCCGACCTTTCCGGAGCACCACGGCTGCGTCCCGATCCACTCGATCAGGTCGTAGTAGTCCTCTGCCTCCTCGGGCGCCATGAAGTGTGCCGGACCGGTCGAGTTCCACATCCCCGTCATGTCGGCGGCGATCACCGCGTATCCTTGCGGCACCCAGTACGCCGGGTCCGGGGCTTCGAAAGAGACGAGGTCGCTGAGTTGGTCATCCCGCACCCCGCTGCGCGGGAACCTCTTGCCGATGGGAGCGGGGTTGGACTTGCCGTACGGCGTCCACGACGCGATCGCGGGCGCGATGGCGCCGTCGGCAGGCAAGAAGAGGTCCGCCCACACGATCTTTCCTGAACGCGTCGGCACAGCCACGTCGCGGTGAACGATGATGCCCGGGTGATGCTCGATTCGCGGCTGCACCGGCCGGCCGCCGCGTTCTTCAACGGTGTTCCGGCGGTCGCGGTAGCGGTATTCAAACGACATCGGCGTTCTGCCTTCCTTTTCGCGCAGTGCCCGGCGCGCTGTCCCGGCTTCGCGGACAACGAACTGCGTACGGTGTGCCGCGGGGTGCGCGGCGACCCGCTCGGTCGGCGAGCGGCGTCTGGTGTGAGCGTAGCTGCGACGTTGTCGCCGAGGCGGCGTGCTGTGCGGGTTCCGGGGCTGCCGCGGCAAGGTCTGGGTGAAGTGCACAGGCGGCGCATCCTGCTTGTCTTCGGAGCACGATGACACGCGGCCGGTGATCCCGATCGATGCGGCTGCGGGCAGCGCTCAGGCTGGAGTTGTCGATGGTCCGGTGCGCCGCTCGTTGGATCGAGAACCCTACGTTGCGTCGGGCGATACCTCATAGTCGCGGATCGCTGCGACCTTCTGGGCTGAGGGACTCGACGAATCGAACCGATATCCCAGCCACTCCCGAACGAGCCGCCGCGCGAGCTCCGCGCCGATGACGCGCTGACCCAGGCAAAGCACTTGTGCGTCGTTCGAAAGTACGCTGCGCTCCACTGAATAGGAGTCATGCGCGGTCACGGCCCGGATTCCCGGCACCTTGTTCGCCGATATGGCAACGCCCAGTCCCGTGCCGCAGATCAGCAGCGCACGGTCGGCCTCCCCGGCAGCGACCCGGCGCGCGGCCTGCACGGCGACGTGCGGGTAGTCGGTCGACTCACCGGCGGCCACTCCCACGTCGACGACCGACGCCACGCGCGGGTCCGCCTCGAGGTCCGCCCGGAGCAGCTGCTTGTACGCGAGTCCGGCCTCGTCGCTCCCGACGACGATGCGCAGCGGTTCGGCATCCGGGGTCATGTCCGTCACGTTGGTCCCTCCTTCGCGAGCACCCCTCGGAGCGCCGCCGCGATCAAGGCGAACGATGTGGCCCCGGCATCCGGCGTTCCGATGCTCCGTTCGGCGAGTGGTCGTGCTCGACCTTTTCTGGGCCGCATGGCCGCTGTCGCCTGAGCTGCGGCGGCAGCGGCGTCGGCGGCATCCGCCCACGCCAGCTCAAGGCGCACGCCGCTCTCGACCCGCTCGCGGAGCGTCGCCGCGAACGGAGTCAGCGCGTCGACCATGGTCTTGTCGTTCGGCTGCGCTCCGCCCAGTTCGATCACCGCGGCGAGGAACGCGTCGACGGCAGCCGGCGCGATCGTCGCGTCGTACGTCTCGCGATCGTCTCCGATCACCGCTGCCGCGGCCTCGATACCGGCGCCCCACAGCACACCGGAGGTGCCGCCGGCCTGCGCTGCCCACTCCCGCCCGGCGCGGCGAAGGTTCCATGCCACACCGCCGCCGTCCGCGGCGCTCAAGGCGGCGGCGGCCGCGTCGGCGCCCTTGACCATGCCGCGACCGTGGTCGCCGTCACCCGCGACGGCATCGATGCGGCCGAGCTCGGCTTCGTTGTCGTGCAGAACGCGGCTGACCAACCCCGCGGCCGAGCGAAACGCGGGGACGAGCGCACGAGCAGCTGCTGTCGATTCGGGAACGCGTCCGAGCTCGTCCGCGACCGCCCCGAGGTCAGCCGGGCGCAACCTCGCGGTGGCCGCGCCTACTTTGCGGTACGCCGGCGTGTAGGCATCCGCCTGCCACGCTGCCTCCAGCTCGTCGTCGAGCCACATGACGGTGAGCGAGCATCCGCCCATGTCCAGACTCGTGACCAGTTCGCCGACCTCGGCCCCGACGGGAGCGAGGTCGTGCCGGCGAAGCAGCTCCGCGACGTCCCGCCACAGGATGAAGAGCTCTTCGTGCTTGGTCGAGCCGAGTCCGTTGACGATCACCGCAACGCGGGCTGACGCCGCGGACGGGCGCTCGGAGAGGACACCGTCGACGAGCACGGCCGCCAGTTCCCGCGATGTCAGTCGAGGCGTGTCGCTCACCCCGGGCTCACCATGGATGCCGAGACCAATGCTCATCTCGCCATCCGGGACGACGAACAACGGGGCCGCCGCGCCGGGCAGCGTGCATCCCGTGAACGCGACCCCGAACGAACGGGTCCGGTCGTTCGCGAGGCGACCCAGTCGCTCGACGTCATCGAGCGAGCTCCCCTTTTCGGCGGCCGCACCCATCACTTTGAAGACCGTGAAGTCGCCCGCGATCCCGCGGCGGCCGGCGACCGTCGGCGACGAAGCGATGTCATCGGTGACGGTGACGATCCGGGTGTCGACTCCCTCGCTGCGCAGCCGATCGGCGGCGATGCCGAAGTTCATCAGGTCGCCGGCATAGTTGCCGAAGCTCAGGATGACGCCCCGACCCTGATCCGATGCCTTCGCCACCGAGTAGACCTGAGCGGCGGAGGGCGAGGTGAAGACGTTGCCCACCACGGCCCCCGCGGCGAACCCGGGCCCCACCAGACCGGCGAACGCGGGATAGTGACCCGAGCCGCCGCCGATCACGACCGCGACGCGCGGCGGCCCTTCGCGGTGCCCGACCACACCACCCGGGACCATGCGCAGCCGGTCCGCGTACAGTTCGGCGAAACCCTCGAGCTGATCGTCCACAAACGACGCGGGATCGTTGAAGATGACCGTCATCCTCTGACTCCGGCCAGGATCATCGCGATGATCGAATCGTCCTCGGCGGCAAGGCCGGCGGCCTCTCCGATGCGGTACAGCTGCTCGGCGGCAGCCGCAACCGGCGCGGCGACCTTGTGCGCCCGGGTCGCGTCTCCCACGATCCCCATGTCCTTGCCGATGACATCGAGGCGGGATCGAAGTGGGGGTTCTTCTCCGCGGATTCGCTGTGCGATTCGCGGACCACGGTCCGCCAGCATGAACGACGCCGCCGCCCCCGCCCCGAGAACGTCGATGACCATGTCCAGGTCGAGGCCGAAGCTGTGCGCGAGCGCGAGGGCCTCGGCCGCCGCCGCAGTATGGATGCCGCACAGCAGCTGGTTGACGACCTTGAGCTGCTGACCCTGCCCCACCTGGTCGCCGACGATGCACAGCGTCGAGGCGAGCGCATCGAGGACGCCGTGGGCGGCGGCGCGCGCCTTGGGCGATCCGCCCACCATGACCAGCAGCTCCCCCGTCCCGGCACGCACGGGGCCACCCGAGAGTGCGGCATCCACGCAGAGAATGTCGCGCTCCGCCAGCCGCGCAGCGGAGCTGAGCAGCGCCTGCTCGCCGACGGTCGATGTGATCACCACGACGGCGCCCGGTGCGAGCGAGGGTGCGAGAGCGTCCGAGCCGAAGAGGGCCTCTTCCAGCTGACCGGCGTCGCGGACGACGAGCACGACCACATCTGCTCCGCTGCCCGCATCGCGAAGCGTTCCGGCGCGGGTCGCGCCGCCCTGTGTTGCGGAGTCCACGGCCACGGGGTCGATGTCGTACACCTTCACCGGGAACGACCGCCCGAGGTGCAGCGCCATGGGCAGCCCCATGGCGCCCAGTCCGATCACGGTCACGTTGGTCATGGGTTGACGGTCCTCTCGCGCACCGCGGCGGTCGCCTCGCCGAGAGCGACCGCGATCATGCGTCGAACGTACTCCGCGTTGCGGGCGGCCACCGAGAGTCCATCTCCTCCGTAGTGCTCCACGCAGAACGGGGCGGCGAATCCCAAAGAGATCGCGGTCGTGATCGCGGATCGGTAATCGAGCGAGCCGGACTCCATCGGCGCCGGCACCGCGGTGATGAGCCCTCGGGCGCGATCCTCGTCGCGCGAATAGCTCTTGACGTGCCAGTAGTTCGCGACCGGTGCGCACCGGGCGCTCGCGTCCAGGAAGTCCTCGACATCCCGATGCAGTCGGTACATGTTTCCCAGATCCGGGTTCAGGCCCACGTTGTCGAGGCCGATGGATTCCACCAGGCGCAGCGCACCGTCGACCGTTCCTATGAGCGTGTCTTCGTACATCTCGAGCGACACGTCGATACCGAGGGTCGCCGCGTGCTCACCCAGTTCGCGCAGGCGGGCGGTCGCCAGCGCCCACGTGGCGGCATCCTGCTCATCGGCGGCGCCGGGCTCGGTCCAGAACCACTGGACCTTCTTCTGGTCGGGCAGGAGGGGCCGATGCAGTCCGAAGCTGACCACCGGCACGCCGAGCGCCGCGGCCGCGTCCAGCGTGCGATGGCTGTAGGCGAGATTCACCTTGCCGTCGACGGGGTCGATCACGCTGCGTCGGATCGCGGAGATGGCCACCGGACGAAGCCCGACCTGGGCGATCGTCGCGCCCAGGTCGGTCAACGCCGCCTGGTCGAGGTCTCCGGGGCGGACCCAGCTGTCGGTGATGTCGACGCAGTCGAGCCCCTCGAAGACGACCTGCGCCAAGTGGTCGAGCCACACGTCGGCGCCGGCATCGTGGCTGGCAGCGAACGGCAGCATGGCGGCCGCGATCGGCCAGTTCGCGCTGGACGAGTAATCGTGGGTCATGGCGTGACCAGCGTCAGCGCGGTCCACGACACCGGAGGAAGGGACAGAGCGACCGTCCCGTCCCGCAGGCGTGCTGTGTCGTTGCCGCGCAGGCGCACGCGAT
Coding sequences within:
- a CDS encoding sugar phosphate isomerase/epimerase family protein, which gives rise to MTHDYSSSANWPIAAAMLPFAASHDAGADVWLDHLAQVVFEGLDCVDITDSWVRPGDLDQAALTDLGATIAQVGLRPVAISAIRRSVIDPVDGKVNLAYSHRTLDAAAALGVPVVSFGLHRPLLPDQKKVQWFWTEPGAADEQDAATWALATARLRELGEHAATLGIDVSLEMYEDTLIGTVDGALRLVESIGLDNVGLNPDLGNMYRLHRDVEDFLDASARCAPVANYWHVKSYSRDEDRARGLITAVPAPMESGSLDYRSAITTAISLGFAAPFCVEHYGGDGLSVAARNAEYVRRMIAVALGEATAAVRERTVNP
- a CDS encoding dihydroxyacetone kinase family protein — its product is MTVIFNDPASFVDDQLEGFAELYADRLRMVPGGVVGHREGPPRVAVVIGGGSGHYPAFAGLVGPGFAAGAVVGNVFTSPSAAQVYSVAKASDQGRGVILSFGNYAGDLMNFGIAADRLRSEGVDTRIVTVTDDIASSPTVAGRRGIAGDFTVFKVMGAAAEKGSSLDDVERLGRLANDRTRSFGVAFTGCTLPGAAAPLFVVPDGEMSIGLGIHGEPGVSDTPRLTSRELAAVLVDGVLSERPSAASARVAVIVNGLGSTKHEELFILWRDVAELLRRHDLAPVGAEVGELVTSLDMGGCSLTVMWLDDELEAAWQADAYTPAYRKVGAATARLRPADLGAVADELGRVPESTAAARALVPAFRSAAGLVSRVLHDNEAELGRIDAVAGDGDHGRGMVKGADAAAAALSAADGGGVAWNLRRAGREWAAQAGGTSGVLWGAGIEAAAAVIGDDRETYDATIAPAAVDAFLAAVIELGGAQPNDKTMVDALTPFAATLRERVESGVRLELAWADAADAAAAAAQATAAMRPRKGRARPLAERSIGTPDAGATSFALIAAALRGVLAKEGPT
- a CDS encoding CocE/NonD family hydrolase, encoding MSFEYRYRDRRNTVEERGGRPVQPRIEHHPGIIVHRDVAVPTRSGKIVWADLFLPADGAIAPAIASWTPYGKSNPAPIGKRFPRSGVRDDQLSDLVSFEAPDPAYWVPQGYAVIAADMTGMWNSTGPAHFMAPEEAEDYYDLIEWIGTQPWCSGKVGLSGVSYLTVSQWRVAELNPPHLACINPWEGWTDTYREVARHGGIPETSFWPYIWDRWGVAQPGSLLEDLEAEDAEHPWFDEYWASKAAQLEKITVPAFVTASWTDHGLHTRGTLEGFRRISSAQKWLFVHGRKKWAEYYLPENLERQKAFFDRFLKDVPNEVDEWPPVRVEVRNDHYDGAVRESTDWPLPDVEYLPLYLGPTGALSEEVPLESGTVEYDGNAAGLTAQRAVFEHIFTADTDVVGHARALLHVEAPEAEDMDLFLAVFKKRADGTVVGFPYYALFDNGAAALGWLRVSHREKDEQKSLPYLPVLKHERALPLEKGRPTEVEVEILPSGTHFAAGESLVLVIQGVDVFRYPEGLLQKAHTHYVNEGPQIIHYGPATPSRLVIPRMPVSTRLPEEGLR
- a CDS encoding ribose-5-phosphate isomerase, with amino-acid sequence MTPDAEPLRIVVGSDEAGLAYKQLLRADLEADPRVASVVDVGVAAGESTDYPHVAVQAARRVAAGEADRALLICGTGLGVAISANKVPGIRAVTAHDSYSVERSVLSNDAQVLCLGQRVIGAELARRLVREWLGYRFDSSSPSAQKVAAIRDYEVSPDAT
- a CDS encoding NAD(P)-dependent oxidoreductase; protein product: MTNVTVIGLGAMGLPMALHLGRSFPVKVYDIDPVAVDSATQGGATRAGTLRDAGSGADVVVLVVRDAGQLEEALFGSDALAPSLAPGAVVVITSTVGEQALLSSAARLAERDILCVDAALSGGPVRAGTGELLVMVGGSPKARAAAHGVLDALASTLCIVGDQVGQGQQLKVVNQLLCGIHTAAAAEALALAHSFGLDLDMVIDVLGAGAAASFMLADRGPRIAQRIRGEEPPLRSRLDVIGKDMGIVGDATRAHKVAAPVAAAAEQLYRIGEAAGLAAEDDSIIAMILAGVRG